A DNA window from Streptomyces sp. 71268 contains the following coding sequences:
- a CDS encoding sensor histidine kinase, producing the protein MVPLPQPADWFLTTRFHLWYGVAWLTVGLGPTALAVRDASRADQYAAAVLLPLLAADYGALLLAARRQVPGPRAGLVPSVLLALLGLHIAAVSYVLEGAAALFVVALPQFWVFAAGPRAAIKLSGLAAASTALGGVLPQGWSPHLLTGNLVATLLAYAAGVAVGRWLYRFVGLTQARADALAAELAEAQARLAEANQRQGAADERERLARDIHDTLAQGFASIIVLAEAARSGVRTDPDRSAQQLDSIERTARENLAEARALVGAAPRTGAAPGTLAQALRRTLDRFAQDTGLTVTAELPDVPCDQRTRIALLRCAQESLANVRKHAGATTVGVVLAARPYGVELELTDDGRGFVVADAEGFGLDGMRKRLAELGGELQVTSSLGDGTRVLATVPTTEHEEARRT; encoded by the coding sequence ATGGTCCCGCTGCCCCAGCCCGCCGACTGGTTCCTCACCACCAGGTTCCACCTCTGGTACGGCGTCGCCTGGCTGACGGTGGGGCTCGGGCCGACGGCGCTGGCCGTGCGGGACGCCTCGCGCGCCGACCAGTACGCGGCGGCGGTGCTGCTGCCGCTGCTGGCCGCCGACTACGGGGCCCTGCTGCTCGCGGCCCGCCGCCAGGTGCCCGGGCCCCGGGCCGGGCTCGTACCGTCCGTCCTGCTGGCCCTGCTCGGACTGCACATCGCGGCGGTGTCGTACGTGTTGGAGGGCGCGGCCGCGCTGTTCGTGGTGGCCCTCCCGCAGTTCTGGGTCTTCGCGGCCGGGCCACGGGCCGCGATCAAGCTCAGCGGTCTCGCGGCGGCCAGCACGGCGCTCGGCGGGGTGCTGCCCCAGGGGTGGAGCCCGCACCTGCTCACCGGCAACCTCGTCGCCACCCTCCTCGCCTACGCGGCGGGCGTGGCCGTCGGCCGGTGGCTCTACCGCTTCGTCGGCCTGACCCAGGCCAGGGCGGACGCGCTCGCCGCCGAACTGGCCGAGGCGCAGGCCCGGTTGGCCGAGGCGAACCAGCGCCAGGGCGCGGCCGACGAGCGCGAACGGCTGGCCCGCGACATCCACGACACCCTCGCCCAGGGTTTCGCCTCGATCATCGTGCTGGCCGAGGCGGCGCGCTCGGGTGTGCGCACCGATCCCGACCGCAGCGCACAGCAGTTGGACTCGATCGAGCGGACGGCGCGCGAGAACCTCGCCGAGGCCCGCGCGCTGGTCGGCGCCGCCCCGCGCACCGGCGCCGCGCCCGGCACGCTGGCCCAGGCGCTGCGCCGCACGCTCGACCGGTTCGCCCAGGACACCGGGCTCACCGTCACCGCCGAACTGCCCGACGTGCCCTGTGACCAGCGGACCCGGATCGCGCTGCTGCGCTGCGCCCAGGAGTCGCTGGCCAACGTGCGCAAGCACGCGGGGGCGACCACGGTCGGCGTGGTGCTCGCGGCGCGGCCGTACGGGGTGGAGCTGGAACTCACCGACGACGGACGGGGGTTCGTGGTGGCCGACGCGGAAGGCTTCGGCCTCGACGGGATGCGCAAGCGGCTGGCCGAGCTGGGCGGCGAACTCCAGGTGACCAGCTCGCTCGGGGACGGCACCCGGGTGCTCGCCACGGTCCCCACCACCGAACACGAGGAGGCGCGGCGCACATGA